One Triplophysa rosa linkage group LG9, Trosa_1v2, whole genome shotgun sequence genomic window carries:
- the prmt3 gene encoding protein arginine N-methyltransferase 3, with amino-acid sequence MNRRKHNMAAQRDDQQCDGDDDVPELYNSDDEKWNSMEEEGSDHVSVPCVFCDRNLGSVAETLQHCKADHGVYIPELVNKHSLDDYGYIKMINYIRVNQCSAEALLMVPNGSLPWDNDEYMKPVLPDDPLLQIDVEELSGATAMMLSPSEDQASGLLLRARQSEDRTRRAEEALAQAMEDLNKLKLLAQGLVLDADTSRGRSSLGPVAELRDDEDEAYFSSYGHYSIHEEMLKDRVRTESYRDFMYNNMDVFKDKVVLDVGCGTGILSMFAAKAGARKVIAVDQSEIIYQAIDIVRSNQLEDTITLIKGRIEEINLPVEKVDIIISEWMGYFLLFESMLDSVIYARDRYLAPNGLVFPDRCNISLAAVGDVQKHNDRVAFWDDVYGFQMTCMKKAVVPEAVVEVLKPETVISEPAVIKTIDCCTVTESELEFSVDFALKITLDTFCTAIVGYFDIFFDVRCRNKVEFSTSPNCPKTHWKQTAFILENPISVKAGEELPGQITVHKNKKDPRALLITLDLSGLRQTYSLQ; translated from the coding sequence ATGAACAGACGAAAGCACAATATGGCAGCGCAACGTGACGATCAGCAAtgtgatggtgatgatgatgtACCCGAGCTTTATAACAGCGACGATGAAAAGTGGAACTCAATGGAGGAAGAAGGATCTGATCACGTGTCGGTGCCGTGTGTGTTCTGTGACAGGAATCTCGGGTCGGTTGCTGAAACGTTACAACACTGTAAGGCAGACCACGGTGTGTACATTCCAGAACTTGTGAATAAACACAGCCTTGATGATTATGGCTATATAAAGATGATAAACTACATCAGAGTGAATCAATGTTCTGCAGAGGCTTTGTTGATGGTTCCAAATGGCTCACTGCCGTGGGACAACGATGAATATATGAAGCCAGTCCTGCCTGATGACCCATTACTGCAGATCGATGTGGAAGAACTGAGCGGGGCCACTGCCATGATGTTGAGCCCTTCTGAAGATCAAGCATCTGGACTGCTTCTTAGAGCCAGGCAATCTGAAGACAGAACTCGGAGAGCGGAAGAAGCTCTGGCTCAAGCCATGGAAGATCTGAACAAACTCAAATTGCTGGCCCAAGGTCTAGTGCTAGACGCAGACACGAGCCGTGGCCGTTCCAGCCTGGGGCCCGTCGCTGAGTTGAGAGATGATGAAGACGAGGCATACTTTAGCTCTTACGGGCATTACAGCATCCACGAAGAGATGCTGAAGGACCGTGTGCGCACTGAAAGCTATCGAGActttatgtataacaacatgGATGTCTTTAAAGACAAGGTGGTGCTTGACGTCGGCTGTGGTACGGGAATCCTCTCCATGTTCGCCGCCAAAGCGGGAGCCAGGAAGGTCATCGCTGTCGACCAATCAGAGATCATTTACCAGGCGATTGACATTGTCAGGTCAAATCAACTTGAGGACACTATCACACTGATCAAGGGGAGAATAGAGGAAATAAACCTGCCCGTGGAAAAAGTGGACATAATTATTTCAGAATGGATGGGTTACTTCTTGTTGTTCGAGTCGATGCTGGACTCCGTGATATACGCGAGGGATCGTTACCTTGCTCCCAATGGTTTGGTCTTTCCAGATCGCTGCAATATCAGCCTGGCGGCAGTGGGGGACGTTCAGAAGCACAATGACCGTGTTGCTTTCTGGGATGATGTTTATGGCTTCCAGATGACCTGTATGAAGAAGGCTGTGGTGCCGGAGGCGGTAGTGGAGGTCCTGAAGCCTGAGACGGTCATTTCGGAACCTGCAGTTATAAAGACTATTGACTGTTGTACTGTGACTGAGTCTGAATTGGAGTTCAGTGTAGATTTCGCCCTGAAAATAACGCTCGACACCTTCTGTACAGCAATCGTAGgctattttgacattttcttcgACGTGCGCTGCAGAAACAAGGTCGAGTTTTCCACATCTCCAAACTGCCCTAAGACCCACTGGAAACAAACCGCATTTATACTGGAGAATCCAATCTCTGTCAAAGCTGGAGAAGAACTTCCAGGTCAAATCActgtacataaaaacaaaaaggacCCCAGAGCACTGCTGATTACTCTGGACCTTTCCGGTCTGAGACAAACCTACAGCCTCCAGTGA